CTCCTGAAGCTGAATAACGAAATATTCCTTTCGAGATTAATGTAGCATCTGTTTCATCTGCTAAAATTGTTCTTACAGACGTAATTTTATCGAATATTATATAATCTTTTATGTATAACTTATAATCTTTAGGAATTTTTTGAACTTTTCCTGTTTGAAATAACAATTTATATGCTTGAATTGAAGGTTCTAATTTCCATATTCTTCCACCAGATACATTAAATTGTTCTTTGCTTACAATTTGTTCAATAACATATTTCAATAATTCAGTATCATCATTAAAACTTCCTGATGCTATTGTATCCAATGTTTTGAATAATCTTTTTTGATCCATATCATTCAGAATAAAAGTTTATAATATTTTGCAAAACTCTTTTACATACTTCATTAAATTCATTAGACGAAAAAGAATTCATAATACTATTTAAGGAAGGTCTATAAACACCTTTTGAAACATAGCCCCCACCTTCAAAGACACCAATTTTATTTTTGTATTTTTCTTCTGGAGGTGTAGGTATTGGTGTGTCAGGTTGAATTAGATTTTTCCACTTAGAATTAAAATTCACAAGTGTAGTTAAATTTGGTTCCCATGGTTCAACATCAAGAGGATAGAATTCTTGATATGTGTTATCATTTCCATATTCATCACCTAAACCTGCAAGACCATGTCCAAATTCATGTATGAAAATTTGTTTAGAATGCTCATTATCTGATGCAGTAATGTTATAAAAATTATAAATTCCACCGCCACCATATTTAGATGTATTTACTAAAATAAAAATTTGTTCATATGGTGCATTCGCAGCAATATCTCTTACAGCAAATAAATCGGTTGTCATTAAATATCTTTCACTATCAAATGTATAAAAACTGGAATTCAAAATTGTTTGAACCCAAATACCTTTTCCTGGAATATCAACCCCACTTTGAGGTGAAGGAGCTTCTACACCCCATATATTTATTTTATTTTTATTTTCAGAAAATGGAGAGTATTCAAATAAGTAATCTACAAATCTTTTACAATCATTCTTAAATTTTTCCATTTCATTTAATGTATAACCTTCTGGAATAAAAACAATATCTAATTTTTTTGCTGGTTCTCCTGAGTAATACACTTTAAAGCTATTATAAGGTTTTTTCTTTTCTTGAATAATAAAATAACTGGCAGGATTTATGGTATATTCAAATTTTTTCTCGAAAATATTTCTTTTATTTCTTCGATGAATTTCCAGTCTAACATTTTTCTTTGGGAATGGTATTATTACAGAACCAGGAAATGTTCTCCAAGTATTTTTTGCTTCTTCTGTTGTTTGCCATTCCTGAAAAAGTGTAGAAAAGCCTCTTGAATAAATTAATTTATTTGTTTCTTCATCATAAACCTCAAGCATATAATTTCCATAATAAAAAGTATCAATCAAATTTTTTTTTGAACCAGCCCACAATTGTTCTTTTATAATTTTATCGAAAGAGATTATTTCTGTATCTTTATTTCCAGTATGGAAAAAATCAAATCTTATTGCTTCTTCTGTAAAAAATTCATCATAATTAATTTGACTAAATATTATTGATGTATAGAATAAAATAAAGAGAAATATTTTTTTCATAATGTACCAACAAATTTTTAGGGATTGATTTTTCTTGAACCTGGTTTAATAAGTGGAATTTTATTTTCTTTACAAAGAGGACATTCTTCAGGAAGATATGAAACAACATCAAGTTGTAAAGTACTAAATTGTGGTACACCAAAATTAACTTTATTATTACTTCTATCTACAATATATCCAACCCCAGCAACAATACCACCATTATTTCTTACTATTTCCATAACTTCAAAAACTGAACCACCTGTAGTAACTACATCCTCACAAATTAAATATCTCTTCCCTTCTTCAATTTGAAACCCTCTTCTTAAAGATAAAGACTTGTCTTCTCTTTCAGCAAATATAGATTTTTTATTGAGTTGTCTTGCAACTTCCTGTCCCACAACAATACCACCAATAGCTGGTGAAATTACAACATCGATATTAAAACTTCGAAAGTGATTTGCAATAAGTGAACATATAAATTCATTATATTCAGGATATTGAAGAACAAGTGCACATTGAAAATATTGATTACTATGTCTACCTGAAGTTAACAAAAAATGCCCATTTAAAAGGGCATTTGTTTTTAGAAAAATTTCAAGAATCTGGTTTTCTATCATTTTATAGTTGATTTATTTTATGAGCAAGATTAATATCTTTTTCAGTAATTCCACCTGCATCGTGAGTTGATAAAAAGATTTTAACATTGTTCCAGCCATAAAGATTTATATCAGGATGATGATCTAATTTTTCTGCTTCGATACCTACTTTTACTATAAATGCAATAGCATCAGAGAAATTTTTTAATTTCAATTCTTTCACAAGCTTATTATCAACTAATTGCCAATCTTTCAGCTCATTTAATTTTTCTGATAATTCATCTTTATTTAATAATTTCATAATATTTTCTTTTATTAGCTATCCTGTTCTTCTGGTTCAGCAGCTTTTTCAGGTACAAAATATAACTCATCAGAGTTCTTTTTGTGTTTAACTATAATTTTATCTCCTTCTTTAAAATGACCGAGCAATAATTCTTCAGCAAGTGGATCTTCAACATATTTTTGAATTGCACGTTTAAGAGGTCTTGCCCCAAACTTTGGATCGAAACCTTTCTCGGTCAAGAATTCAATAGCAGATTTATGTAATTCAATACTCATTTTATTTTCACTAAGATTCTTAATAAGGTCTTTCATTTCAATATTAATAATCTTCTTAATATCTTCTTTATCAAGATTACGGAATACAATTGCTTCATCAATTCTATTTAAGAACTCAGGATTGAAAAGTCGACGCATTGCATCTTCAACTGTATTTTTCAGACTTGTATATTGATCCGTTTCTGAAGCTGTGCCAAAACCAAAACCACCTGTAGTTTTAATATCTTTTGTACCAACATTGGATGTCATAATTATAATAGTATTTTTGAAATCGACACGTCTACCAAGGCTATCTGTTAAAATTCCATCATCAAGAACTTGCAGTAAGATATTAAATACATCTGGATGAGCTTTTTCAATCTCATCAAACAAAACGACAGAATAAGGTTTACGACGAACTCTTTCTGTTAATTGACCACCTTCATCATAACCAACATAACCTGGAGGAGCACCAACAAGACGAGAGACAGCAAATTTTTCCATATATTCACTCATATCAATACGTATCAATGCATCTTCGCTATCGAATAAATATCTTGCTAATTCTTTTGCCAGTTCAGTTTTACCAACACCTGTTGGTCCCAAAAATATGAATGTACCAATTGGTTTATTTGCTCTTTTGAGTCCAGCACGAGCACGACGAATAGCTTTGCAAAGTTTACTTACTGCTTCATCCTGACCAACTATTCTTTGTTTTAAAGCTTCTTCCATCTTCATTAATTTTTCAGATTCAGCCTGAACTACACGAGTAACAGGAATACCAGTCATCATCGATACAACTGTAGCAATATCATCTTCGGTTACATCATAAACCAAGTCTTGAGTTTTAGCTTCCCATTCACGTTTAGCTATTTCGAGATCAGATTGTAATTGTCGTTCTCTATCACGTAAACGAGCAGCTTCTTCATAATCCTGTTGCTTTACTACCTGCAATTTTAGTTGTTTTATTTTCTCAATTTCTTCTTCAAGTTTCAGTATTTCTTCTGATACAGTAAAATTACCCATATGCACACGAGCTCCAGCTTCATCAATAACATCGATAGCTTTATCTGGTAAGTATCTATCAGTTATATATCTTTCGCTTAATCGAACTGCAGCTTCTATTGCTTCTTTTGTATAGCGAACATGATGATGTTCTTCGTACTTAAATTTTATATTCTCAAGTATTTTAATTGTTTCTTCTGGACTTGGAGGATCAATCATTACTTTTTGAAATCTTCTATCTAAAGCACCATCAGTTTCGATATATTTACGATATTCATCAAGTGTTGTAGCTCCAATG
This is a stretch of genomic DNA from Rosettibacter firmus. It encodes these proteins:
- a CDS encoding M64 family metallopeptidase; protein product: MKKIFLFILFYTSIIFSQINYDEFFTEEAIRFDFFHTGNKDTEIISFDKIIKEQLWAGSKKNLIDTFYYGNYMLEVYDEETNKLIYSRGFSTLFQEWQTTEEAKNTWRTFPGSVIIPFPKKNVRLEIHRRNKRNIFEKKFEYTINPASYFIIQEKKKPYNSFKVYYSGEPAKKLDIVFIPEGYTLNEMEKFKNDCKRFVDYLFEYSPFSENKNKINIWGVEAPSPQSGVDIPGKGIWVQTILNSSFYTFDSERYLMTTDLFAVRDIAANAPYEQIFILVNTSKYGGGGIYNFYNITASDNEHSKQIFIHEFGHGLAGLGDEYGNDNTYQEFYPLDVEPWEPNLTTLVNFNSKWKNLIQPDTPIPTPPEEKYKNKIGVFEGGGYVSKGVYRPSLNSIMNSFSSNEFNEVCKRVLQNIINFYSE
- the pyrE gene encoding orotate phosphoribosyltransferase, coding for MIENQILEIFLKTNALLNGHFLLTSGRHSNQYFQCALVLQYPEYNEFICSLIANHFRSFNIDVVISPAIGGIVVGQEVARQLNKKSIFAEREDKSLSLRRGFQIEEGKRYLICEDVVTTGGSVFEVMEIVRNNGGIVAGVGYIVDRSNNKVNFGVPQFSTLQLDVVSYLPEECPLCKENKIPLIKPGSRKINP
- a CDS encoding 4a-hydroxytetrahydrobiopterin dehydratase, whose amino-acid sequence is MKLLNKDELSEKLNELKDWQLVDNKLVKELKLKNFSDAIAFIVKVGIEAEKLDHHPDINLYGWNNVKIFLSTHDAGGITEKDINLAHKINQL
- a CDS encoding ATP-dependent Clp protease ATP-binding subunit; protein product: MEGNFSERVQEVIRLSREEALRLGHDYIGTEHLLLGIIREGQGIAVKILRNLDVDLVKLKKAIEDTVRTSGGTLTIGNIPLTKQAEKVLKITQIESKIYKSDVIGTEHILLSILRDEDNIATQILHQFNVTYDNVRAELNNILQSRESSKFSSSPQPFTAKKVEKTKTPVLDNFGRDLTKLALEGKLDPVIGREKEIERVAQVLSRRKKNNPVLIGEPGVGKTAIAEGLALKIVQRKVPRILQDKRVVTLDLAGLVAGTKYRGQFEERMKALMNELEKADDVILFIDELHTIVGAGGASGSLDASNMFKPALARGDIQCIGATTLDEYRKYIETDGALDRRFQKVMIDPPSPEETIKILENIKFKYEEHHHVRYTKEAIEAAVRLSERYITDRYLPDKAIDVIDEAGARVHMGNFTVSEEILKLEEEIEKIKQLKLQVVKQQDYEEAARLRDRERQLQSDLEIAKREWEAKTQDLVYDVTEDDIATVVSMMTGIPVTRVVQAESEKLMKMEEALKQRIVGQDEAVSKLCKAIRRARAGLKRANKPIGTFIFLGPTGVGKTELAKELARYLFDSEDALIRIDMSEYMEKFAVSRLVGAPPGYVGYDEGGQLTERVRRKPYSVVLFDEIEKAHPDVFNILLQVLDDGILTDSLGRRVDFKNTIIIMTSNVGTKDIKTTGGFGFGTASETDQYTSLKNTVEDAMRRLFNPEFLNRIDEAIVFRNLDKEDIKKIINIEMKDLIKNLSENKMSIELHKSAIEFLTEKGFDPKFGARPLKRAIQKYVEDPLAEELLLGHFKEGDKIIVKHKKNSDELYFVPEKAAEPEEQDS